The following are encoded in a window of Dysidea avara chromosome 4, odDysAvar1.4, whole genome shotgun sequence genomic DNA:
- the LOC136254056 gene encoding uncharacterized protein, producing MLKQRMYYFLKQHHITKHMIKVHVSLYIIMISGSLSITLIYPYLPFMVKFLLPGIEDRNIGRYAGFLASSMYLGRFCGSYIWGLLADKHNKKTILVYSGVCMAFSSLFFGFSVNFYMAVILRILNGLSNGIIGNCKAIVYEHSDDINKGFGMSLISTAFNTAIVLGPAASGVLADPLGQYNLPPNSFLERFPYCLPSMFASLMCAVGVIVAVCILPDKPEYTGNSSTDDNDAVTSTMDTNVDSHCNHCEYDTESDDGPLVVDQLPVNTSTTELLSDDVVDEDDIGVVIMDVFSVDEGENVIIATSARMKQNLKEMKHHAVSSLRVLLSLLKDKVAFGTVFLYGFFSFFSIGFDECYSLWSSTDRSLGGLGFSLNNIGITLAVTGVLLVPLSLIIYNVMDKRFGTLMTYQISAAVIIVLLLLFPSLTYISKNQVLLWIVLIAVLVMIRINFTNCFVCQGLFINNSVTPDKLGAINGLAVTVTSVFRTLSPVVFGSIYSISLSDTAQHIGFPVDFHLIFIMFSFGILLTMVLVAFFPKRLEKQRKNT from the exons TTTTTACTTCCTGGCATAGAAGACAGAAATATTG GACGATATGCTGGATTTCTTGCCTCTTCAATGTATTTAGGCAGATTTTGTGGAAG CTACATTTGGGGACTGTTGGCTGATAAACACAACAAGAAGACCATTCTGGTGTACAGTGGAGTATGTATGGCATTCTCTTCATTGTTCTTTGGATTCAGTGTCAACTTCTATATGGCTGTTATCCTTAGAATTCTTAATGGATTATCTAATG GAATCATTGGTAATTGTAAGGCTATTGTATACGAACACTCTGATGATATAAATAAG GGTTTTGGAATGTCACTAATATCCACTGCATTTAACACTGCTATAGTACTGGGACCAGCAGCTTCAG GTGTGTTAGCTGATCCACTAGGACAGTACAACTTACCTCCAA attccTTTTTGGAGAGATTCCCATACTGCTTGCCCAGCATGTTTGCATCACTAATGTGTGCTGTTGGAGTCATTGTAGCAGTTTGTATTCTACCTGACAAACCTGAATATACTGG TAACTCATCAACTGATGATAATGATGCTGTCACCTCCACGATGGACACTAATGTAGACTCACACTGCAACCATTGTGAATATGATACTGAATCAGATGACGGTCCTTTAGTTGTAGACCAACTACCAGTAAACACATCAACAACTGAACTACTAAGTGATGATGTGGTTGATGAAGATGATATTGGAGTAGTAATCATGGATGTGTTTTCAGTTGATGAAGGTGAAAATGTAATAATAGCAACATCAGCAAGGATGAAACAAAATTTGAAGGAGATGAAGCATCATGCAGTTTCTAGTTTACGAGTACTTCTAAGCTTACTAAA AGACAAGGTGGCATTTGGTACAGTGTTCTTATATGGATTTTTCTCTTTTTTCTCTATTGGGTTTGATGAGTGTTACTCATTGTGGTCTTCTACTGATAGATCACTAG GAGGTTTGGGATTTTCTCTGAACAACATAGGAATAACACTTGCAGTAACTGGAGTGCTGTTGGTGCCACTATCACTGATAATATACAATGTA ATGGATAAGAGATTTGGCACTTTAATG ACTTATCAAATCAGTGCAGCTGTCATTATTGTCTTGTTACTTCTCTTTCCATCACTAACTTACATCAGCAaaaa CCAAGTTCTCTTGTGGATAGTTTTAATAGCAGTGTTGGTGATGATTCGCATAAACTTTACCAACTGCTTTGTGTGTCAAGGACTCTTTATAAATAACTCAGTTACTCCTGACAAACTGGGAGCAATTAATGGACTGGCAGTAACAGTAACAAGCGTGTTCCG AACATTGTCGCCAGTGGTGTTTGGTTCAATTTATTCCATTTCTCTGTCAGACACTGCTCAACACATTGGATTTCCAGTGGATTTTCACTTGATATTTATTATGTTCTCATTTGGAATTTTGTTAACAATGGTACTAGTTGCCTTCTTCCCCAAGAGACTAGAAAAACAAAGAAAGAACACCTAA